The sequence AGggtaaaaaacaggaaaaaaaccccatacTTCTCATGTCCTACTAGCTCCTACCCATCTCTTCCTTCACTCCTTATGCCCCAGCTCATCAGCATCTTTGCTTTTTCTGGAACACACCAAGCCCTTTCCCATCTCTCCCTTATATACTGACCTTGATGTTCTTCCATCTTGGAAAGCCTTTCGCCAACTTGGTGAGCACATTCCCATCTTCAGGTCTAGGCCCAAATAGCTCCTTCTCAGAGGCATCGTCCCTAAAGCAACCTCCCCCAGTTATTCCTTCTCATCAGCCTAAAGCAGTCCTTATCACAATCTGTAACATGTTTATCATTTTGCTTATCTCCCTTGCTAAAAGGTCCACAAAGGTAGGGATAGTATCTGTCTTGTCCTCTGCTATAACCCTGGTGCCTGGCATAAAGTAGGTGTTCAACAGacaattgaatgaataaatgaaaagacttaaaagacaaaacaaaacatttaggttgttcacTTATAGTATGATCAGCAGTAAAATAGATTTACCAAACATGATCAaacatgaaagaaacaaaagggaagGGTGGTGAGGGAAGAGTCTACTCACTTTCAATTCTTACATCAGAGACTAAGAATGTCACCAAATGACATTCAACCTCATGTTGTTCACCACGAAACCAGGGGACCAGACTGTATTAATTTTCAGCTTCTGTGTTGAGCAGCCAGTGCTCACTGCCTCCCTACTCCCTTATTTTTCCTGAAGGTGGGGGAAGGCTCTGCTCAGGACTTACCAGCCATCACAGAGTAGTTGAAATGTTCTGCTGCAGGATCTAGGTTCACAACTTGGACAGACCGATTGAGGGCTTCGCAGTGCTGGACGATGGTGGCACAATAGGTGCTCTGTAATGTCACAAGGCATGAGGGGTTAGAGCAACAAGCAGTGCAGTGCTTACCCTCTACAACTCCAGAAGGACTCTCCACACCCCTTGGGCAGTGTCTACTAAGGCCAAAACTATTCCTTCATTGACCAAGAAGCTGACTGAAAAGAGGGAAAAGGCACTGGGCTGGGAGTCAGGACACCTGACTGGGCTGCAGATCCAGACCTGGCTCGGACTCATGGGTAACTCTGGGGAGGGTGCTTTTCCATTCTgtccctcagttttcttgtctctaACTGGAATGGCCTCCATGATCACCAAGGCTCCTTACTGCTCTAACATGCAACAAGTGGAATTTAAAGGGAAGATTTCTGATTACACAGTGCAGCACCTGACACAAGGTGTCTCCACTAGGATTGGAACAGTCCAAACAAAGCTTTAGGTGGGGTGGTCAAGGACGATGTCTCTGAGAAGGGAATATTTGAGCTGAGAGACAGCAGTGTGCTTGCCAAGCCAGGGGAGTAACATTCCAGGATGAGAGAATATCAGGCCAGTAAATAGCCTGGAAGTGCACTATCAGTTTACAACTTCTGGTTTAGAGAATTTTTTATCCCTCATGTACTACGTTAAAATCTCTAGGCtacttgtctgtctctcccaccctCTATTTAAAGGCAGGgatgtgggaacttccctggcggtccagtggttaggatttggcgccttcactgccagggcccaggtttgatccctggtcagggaactaagatccagcaaatCACACAGCAAGGCCataaagtaagtaagtaaataaataaaagcagggaTGTGTCTTATTCAGTTGTATACGCCCAGGgactagaacagtacctggtacataataaatgCTTGATAATTATTTCTAATTGACTCATATGTTTGAATAAACTCCACAAGTACACAGGATTTTTTGTGTGGGTGTTTTAGTCACTACACAATCCCCAGGGCCcagaacaatgcttggcacaaAGAACATGCCCAGTGAGTATTTCTGGTAGCAGGCATCAAAAGTTTATAGAAAGATACTTATCTAACACAATCAGTCTGAAAATTAATCTAGAACATAGAAATAACCTCTATCATGCTTTTATCTTTCTCCTCAGTGACTTTACACacactgttctctctgcctaggaGGTCCTCTCTATGCATCACACTGTATTTTAAGTAACTAGTTACCTATAAGTATTCCCAAATAGACTACTGGCTTCGGGTAAGCAAGGGCCATATCATAGTCGCATGTGTATCTCCTGCACCCAGAATAGGCCAAACATCAGAGCAACGTGTTTGtcaatttaaaaactgaagcCACACAACACCTCCACAGTCTCCAGTGTTTCCCACACTCCTGTTATTTGATCAATATCGTCACAATTTCTACCATATTTGAGTGCCCCTAATAGGATTCCCTTACTAGTTGTTTACAAGAAAAAACTGTATCTCTAACCAGAAAACCAGTTATACTTGCCATAACGTGAAGGTAACCATAAAATTATATACAACTTTAACAAAATTCTTTCCGTTTTAGCTAAATATAATTGCCTGTCAAAACCTCTGAGCCTAAGATATGCTCTCCAAAAAGACTTGAGAATTAAAGAAGTGTTGAAAATACGCTAGCACCAAACTGATGATTTCACCTCaatgcaaactgaaaaaaaactgaaaagggaGTAACTTTCTCAATACACGATTCAATGTTCATTAATGTCAGGCCCATGTACCTCCTAAAGTCTCCTCAAATTCCAGAAGTCCACGTCTCAATCTCTGAGAAGCAGTGATTAACGAGACCCCACCTTAACCTCCTGGGTTAAAGACAGGGGACAAATTCTGGAGTTAGACAAAACTGGATTCAAATTCCAgccatcacttactagctgtgtgaccttgagcaaaaacttaacctttctgtgtctcattttccttACCGGCAAAATGGGAGTAACAGGACAACTCACAAGGTTGTTAAGgaaataagttttttttccttaacaggaAAGGATCTGGGGCTTAAGTACGCAATACCTGGGGCAGTATCTGGGGCTTAAGTACGCAATAAATATTAGCAACTATCATCAATCTCctttcaaaacaacaacaaaagggaCACTGAAGCCCAGGCTGCAGAAGCGAGCTGCCCAGGGTCTCAAGGTCCCCAATAAACACAACCGCCAGCCCCTCCCTCAGAACCTGAACCTCCCGGCCTCCCACAAACTTCGacatttctctccttctcccgCCAAAGCCTCACCTTCCCGCTGCCTGCGGGGCCCATGACCAGCTGCGCATACCGAGGCATGGTTGCTCCCCCGGTTCCTGACACCTCCCGCCGCCGAGACCCAGAGGGCGACCACGACGCTCCCATCAGCCTTCGCGCGACGCCCACTGAGTTCCCGGAACACGACTACAAACCAATTGCAGTCCAAATTCCTTTTGCGTCTTCCGTTCTGCCACGCCTCTGACTACGGAGTGTCCCGAAGGCCAAATCCCATGTGAAACGCGTTTTGCGAAAAGCCCGGGGATGGTTTGCGCGTGCGCAGAAGTAGTTGGCTGAAAAAGACGGTTGGTATTCTGGCGAGGTCTGGTTGCCTTGGTGATAACGGACAACCGTAACACTCTGCATCCCTCAGCCGCGTGCTTTGGTCCTTTATTTGCGTACTGATGTTTGACCTATATGGTGACCCTCGAGATTTACAAATTTGCAGAGGATCTGGATACTGAGGTGGAAGGCACCTTTCGTTTTAGAGGGAAGGTATACTTCCTTTCCGTGACGCATACCTTCCACAAAAAGATGCAAACGTACAAACGCTCAATCAACTAAAGgactcccgcccctcccccaacttAACTCCAGGATCGTGGATCTGCCCTCCCCGCTCTCCCGAAGCTGTTCGGGCAGTGTCCGGACTTCATCGGAGGGGGCTAGAATCCGGCGTCTGCCTCTTCACCCCCAGTATCGCCCGGCCTGACGCACGCGTGCTGacaagggaggggaaaggggaaagctTCTCCCGCACACAGCTCGCGGTCAGGGCACCCGGGAGGAGATGCCCGGCCAGGGTCCAGTGTCCGAGTGGTCGGAGTGCAGTTCTTCCACAGAGCCGCCCACAGTGGCCAGGGCCGAGGGTGGCGGCGGCGGGTGAGGCTGCGGGGCCCTGAGGGGTTTGGGAAGATGGCGATCAGCCCCGGGTCGTGATCCCCGGGTAGAGGAGGGGGTAGGAGCAGGCTGCTCCAGTAGACTGGTCCCCAATGTACTGaagtgagaggaagagagaaccTTTGTTGTGGCCGCGATGGGAAATATGGAAGCCGACTCAGTTTAGGGGAAGGGCTTCTGAGGGAAGCTTAGGAGAAGGGTTGGTGCAATGACTGACTAAACGCGGTGACTGCGACAGTCGCCTGGGTGCCTCTTCTGCCCCAGGGGGCGCTACGAAATCTGCTGGAAATTTTGCGGTCTGGTCAACGTACTTCTACAAAAAAGGGGTTGGCGGGGTGGGattggggggttggggggcacCAAGGGAACAGAGGTTCAAAGAAGCGCTTCCAAGTCAATAAATCATTTCCCTGTGTGTGACATTAGCCACCTTTATGTCAAATTGGGATTCATAATCTGTAATGAGACAGATGACTCTGAATCTTagagacaccttgattttaacattttcttcactCAGTAGTTCCTTTTTCGTAAATCCATTTCATTTTGAGCAGGTTTTTACTATTATTTCCTGGATGCTGAAGACAATTAGTTGCTGAAGTTACTGCTGAGGGCAGTACCCCCTCATCCCATGAGTTATTCCCTAAAAGTGAGAATTGCCCGGTGTTCCTCTCAAGCCCACCGTCATGGCTCCTGCTGCACCCAtggccatctttttttaaaaaataaatgtatttgtggATTGAGGACTTCTAAAGATGGGATGGGgttgtgtgtttcttttctgttcaTCACAGCGCTTGGTAAAGTTCTGGATCCTAGTATCTCAGGGGATCAATGAATTCTTGGTCATTGAATAAATtgcaggaagaggaaagggggagtGTTTGTcaatttgagaaaagaaaaaatgaacttgtACAAAATTAGAAACATTCCAGACCAACTTATCAGTTCCAGTTCACCTTAAATTACATACAATAAattagtttattaaaaataaaggaagaaaatatcatGGATAGCACAGAAGCCCAAACAACTTCATTGAGCTCGGTGTAGGAATTAGATTAGGTGGCTATAAAAGTAAAGCCAAATCTGGCTTAAAGTAAATCCTTTACAGAATGGTAAAAATCTCAGATAACCCACTTTGAAGAAGCCTGGAGTCATTAGGATATAACCAGAATTACAGGAGAAGATATGCAAGACATTATTATCTGATGGAAACATGAAAAGTAAAAAGCATCTGCAATACTgtccttttttcatttaaaatactttctttaaTGCTTATAAAGCTGTCAATTATTACATATTATTtacatcccttttttttttaaacagatcaGCTGGATATTCTTATTACCAGAATTCCAAAGGTATTGGTGAGTAGAGCATATAAAGCAGATAATATGTATCAATAATATGGCTCAGAGAAGCCAGTTTTGCTATAACTACTCAcacaatggaatttttaaaagtcttcattAGTATCCTTGGTAAACCCACTCTTTAAGATTTTCAAACAACAATCCAGCAGGTTCTTTGTCTCCTGTTAAGATACCTCACATCAAAAGAGTACTTCAAAATCGCAGTGAACCTGAAAATAACTGTGTTTATAACTGATGTTGGTTGAAAAGGACAGAACACAACCTGGGGTTTATACACAGGTTGaaggaaaaaattctaaattgTTCAACTtcaaagaacataaaatatttctcaGTGCTGCTATTTTCCTCTCACTTGAAATAAGGGATAGAGCTGCTGGAGGTAAGAGGTTAAGACAGGCCCCCAAGACCTCACTAATTTTTTGAGGGGAGCAATTTCAATTCAATGATATATAAACCTGAATTCACTTTgcttttccttggaaaaaaattTATAGTCCTTACAGTtacctaggaaaaacacacacatatctgtgtgtatatacatatatatcactatttattttatatacatgtggttgttttaaaatggaattgctgaatcatatggcaattctctttgctttttttgaggaaccgccatactatttccacagcagctgcatcattttattcaatatattcccaccagcagtgcgcaggggtccaatttctccacatcccagctaacacttgttttctgttttttggatgATAGTCATCCTTATGGATatgaagtaatatctcattgtgattttgatttgcatttccctaatcatTAGTGGtagtgagcatcttttcgtgtgtttattagccatttgtatatcttctttggagacatccaaagtctattcaaatcctttgccgattttcaattgggttgtttgttgcgtttaactattattattattattattattattattattattatttttagaagatGAAACCACCTTGATggcagtttctctttttttaaaaattattattaatttatttatttattcatggctgtgttggctctttgttgctgcgcgcgggctttctgcgatgagcaggggctactctttcctGCTgttcgtgggcttctcactgcgatggcttctcttgttgcagagcacgggctctaggcgcgcaggctcagtagttgtggctcgcaggctctagagcacaggctcagtagttgtggcgcatgggcttagttgctccgcggcatgtggaatctttccggaccagggattgaacctgtgtcccctgcattggcaggcagattcttaaccactgcgccaccagggaagtccctaaagctcTTCGTTTTAACACTGCCTCATTAAAGGGATAAAATGTGTGTTATTCTATCCTGAGTCTAATGCAGAATACAATTTCGAAACTATATACTGAAGGCAaatgaatgataaaatatttttgaaaatctttaaAGCACAAATCCTGCACGTATATTCCTGTTTAGTATGgtctgacatacaataaactaaaGAAATAAGTTACTGTCAACATTTTGCATCTCAGCtgagttcaaaataattttgtccaTATGTAATgattatatatcattatatatagtAAGTATTTATAAATACCTTAGATTTTTGTGTGCTCTAAAACCAAATGGCATATCATAATGTCTCTTCAGATTTAACAGTCTGACTCATACTGGTATTCCAGGATAATCAATGACACATGTAAATAGATGGATCTTAATAATTAATTTGTTAAACTGATCTTTGCTCATGAAATTCACATAATAATGTCCTTGCCTACAGATAGACTCAAAGATGGACACAAAATGAACTCACACATAACCAAGCTGCAAGAGTTATGGAAAACGCCTCAAGTTCAAACAATTCACGTCCCTAAGTCAATGACAGAGACATCCCTTCTAAAGGTATGCTAACCAAATACCAATACTTTATTTAAATACCAATAGTCTTTGTGTTCAGAGCTGAACTTTTTATTGAAGATAAGCTAGCTAGAGAGGAAGGCACTGTAGAAGACAAGTACACCCAGCACATTGTCTAGGAGTCCGTAAATATCTGCTGGGTAAACTCATGAGTGAATGCAAGGATTTTATCATTATAGATTCCCTATCATAAGAGTGCTTTCAGGGTTTTATGATACTTTGGATCTAATGTGCCTTTACTCAGGGAGCTCAGTGCCAAGCACAAAGATGCTTGAGGAAAGTTCCACTCCAGAGACAGAAACCCAACCTCATAAAGATTTTGCTCAAGGACTACAAAATTAAAAGCAAGCAAgtaaagaaaatggcaataaacaCTTCATAACTGTTGACCTGTATTACCCATTAAAGATCATAGCTGGCAGAAGTACCCTCTCTAGAGCAATGTAAATTAGGGTTACTAAAAGATCTGTGCAAACTGATAAGTTATTTCTgaccaacatttaaaattttctctggaTTTATTATCCAGTTCAGTAAATcttgtgtttgtatgtatatacacatgcatatatagtGGAGTCTTGCATTTTAGGTGAGCGTTAACTTCTAAAATCAGCAAGTACAGTGAAAATCTTAGTCAAAATTACTTAtatgactgggacttccctggtggtccagtgattaagacgccacacttccactgcagggggcacgggtttgatcccaggtcagggaactaagatcccacatgctgctaggcatggccaaaaaaaaaaaaaattacttatatgAGAGACCAACACACTACCCTCAGTCTGTCCAACACCGAGAATTATTCTTCTGGTGCTAGAAAAGACTGTTTCTAAGACTAGAGTAATTGTGTTGCTTTTAGGTACCACTTTCGAGGTACCACCTCAAACATCATATTCAGAAGGCAAGATGCCTACTACACTCACTGAGAGGCACATGGGAACTAAGACTCATTGACAGAGAGCAGATTCACACTTTCCTTATTCTTCtagggcagtgtttctcaaacccaATGGGCATCTGAATCACTTGAGTGGAAATGGCAAACAGAGTCACTTGTACTATTTAAATggccatttctttctctcttaatttTTTGGCCAAATGAACATTCTATCCTTTCAGATATGGAATATTGCCAACCTCTGTTCTACAATGCAGCCTGTAAATCTTGTTTTGTCTTCTAGCATCCAGACCTCACCTTAGGCCAGAAGCGTTACCTGTGCAGCATTGCTAAGATCTATAATGCAAACTATCTGAGGACGTTAATGAAGAGGCAGTACATGCATGTGACCCAGCACAGCTCACAAAAGCCAGGCAGGTGCACCTCCAGGTAGTTTCTCACTAGTTCTCACAGGAAACAAGAGGGTGTTCTAACAGAGGTGATTTGTGTGACAGGTGTCCTCACTCATCACAGGAGCCACCTCAGTTCTCGTTACTCACAGAAGCAGCATTACCCCTGCACTACATGGCGACACCAGCTGGAGAGAGAGGACTCGGGGCCTTCTAACATTGCAGCTGCATCTGCACCTGAGATGATCATACAGCATTCCCTTTGGCGACCAGTGAGAAACAAAGAAGGGTTTGTTTCCTACTCTTTAAGAGAAAAATGTACCCCTCAATTTTATTTGAGCTAAATGACATTAAATCTTGTGTTCCCTAATATGTTCACTTTGTTAAATTCAGAATAGGTTGgacaaaaagcacaaaagaatGCTATCTTATAGTCTCTTTACTGAGCTGACTGGGATATGCAACTGTTTTTAGAATTTTGTGGAATTGTAAAAATTTCGATCAGCTAAAGATATGGAAGACTGCCCTTTTAAATGATTCCcactcaaatttaaaataatacatacacTTCCAAAAGGAGAAGCATATGGTGGCTTATGCGCAGGGGAATActataaacaaaaaaggaaaaaggaaaaaagagattaAGATGTCTGATTATTCAACCTGCACTACAATCATTAGCTTTGCATCTCAGGGTTAGTACGTCACGAGAGAATTCAGGGTCTGAAAGGGTCTCTTTGGTGACGCCGGCAGCTTAATAAAAAGAATTTGTATGGTCTTCCACATGCATTTGACAGCTGTTCACTGTGCTGGTTCCAATTAAGATGCTTCTCTTTCTTACAGTTTAAAAACTGGATATGCATCTAAAACAAGATGTAAGTCACTGAAGATTTTTAGAAAACCAGGCAGACTGTTCATGCAATCAGGTAAATGTGGAattcttaatatatgcatttttaaagatgtcatgctaaaaaatattaaacccagtATAGTTCCATTTCTATTagagaagacattaaaaaaatttagaatgtGACTTGCTTATATTGCtccaaacaaaactaaacatgaaATCGATTTCTGCTTTCATTTAAAAGAACACACTGCTCAGGGACtcctgcatgcaggatcttatttccgccatcagggatcgaactcatgccccctgcagtggaagcgtggagtcttaaccactggaccaccagggaagtccccagacagcAATATTTTGTATAGAATCAAATAGTTAACAAAGGGCTATATCACCTATACCATTTTGTTTAATATTCAAACCAGTGGAAACAAGCCAATTATTATTATCAAAATTTTACAGAGCAACTCAGACAAATCCACATTTGGGAAGGATCAGCATAAAGGATCCTTCTACCACAAGTACAGAATATcacaaaatgaaaaaggcaagagaaagacTGCTCAGAAATATTCCTCAGAATTGATAAAGTGGAAAGGATTAAGTGGAAGTTAAATAATTTCCTAGTTACTACCACAGTGAGTAGGGAAGTGGGTAGGAAACAGGGAACTTAGGCCTTCTGAACCCATATCCCACTGCTGTATGACAGCACCACCCAGCTCTGCTATAAATACCATACCATGCCTATCCAAGAAATGAGGGAAATGGCAGGGGAGAAGGTAAGTCTGGTTCCAAAAAGAACAGCTGGAGGAAACCACAGATAGAGGAAAAGTCCCCATGGTcccccaagagaaaagaaatgagaaggaacTTAAGGAAAATAGAGAATACTGAAGCTATAACTTCCCCCAATCAAAAGATTTTGCAAAACAATGGGAAAATAGGACTTAGTAACAGAGAATTTGCTATACAATAACTTGGCTAGAATACAGTACTGggcatcttattttttaaaataagagatttagggggagggggagataattaaattttgaaaattgcaATTTGTTTTTGCCAAAAGCTTATTAATAAAGTAGGTCATTTTGAAGGTTGTTCTTGTATACAAATCTCAATTTTCAGGATGAAAtactttatttccaaaacagacatcataaactcttattttttccttcagtttctaCAAATGATTCTGAATCGTacatgaatgaagaaaaaaaggaagacgaTTTGCTAAATAAGTGTATGCAATCAATGTCAATTGAAGAACAGGGAGAACATCTGATGCTAACTTGACAATCTTGTCTTGAGTATTGGTGATGTGccaaaggtggggggaagggattgTGAATTGTGTCCTCTCTCTACATTTAGGATAGTATTGTTATTCACCACTAAGTCATTAAGTAATTTTAGTTTGTTCAGAAACTTTTACTACCATGTAAAtggtttgatgtagttccatgtACCAGTGATATTTGTGTAATAAAATTTGTGTGAAATATATGCGTGTAATCCTAGCTAGgtacaattaaaatttttcttgtcaCCTAAAACTGAATTATTCTTCTTTAAATCTGACAAATACATTGTATAATTCTTCTTCTGTTTACAATAAGTCCTAAAATAGCAACATTAGAATATCCTGGAAATATTTTCCAGATCAGGCTGAGGAAAACTCTGAATATCCTGATATAGAATAGCATTTGATAGAGGTAACATCCTGgcttgctcaataaatattatctgcTTGAACAcaacttaaaaatggaaatatcaattTGCCCTATTTTATGAAAATTGCCAAACACTTGGACTCTCAAACTAGATTTAAGTTGGGAATAGTTGTATTAATGAAAGGATTGTTCACATTACATTTTTGCTCTAGTGTGCTTGCCTTCTAAATCTTTTAGAAcattagtgttttaaaattttatttttaaaaattttaactttcttttgaggtatagttgatgtacaatattatataagttgcaggtgtacaacatagtgattcacaatttttaaaggttatactccatttatagttattgtaaaatattggctatattctttgtgatgtataatatatccttgtagcttatttatttatacataatagtttgtacctcttgatcctCTACCCCATCTTgtctctccccacttccctctccccactggtaaccactagtttgttctctacatctgtgtttccttttcgttatattcactagtttattttttatttttttattttttttagtttattttttagattccacatctaagtgatatcatacagtaattTGTCTtgctctatctgacttatttcacgtagcataataccctccaagtccatccatattgttgcaaatggcaaaatttcacttttttctggctgagtaatattacactgtgtatgtacgtatgtatgtgtgtgtgtatatacacacacacacacatacacaccacatcttctttatccactcttctgttgatggacccttaggttgttttcatatcttggcaattgtaaataatgttgctatgaacactggagtgcatgtatcttttcaaattaaacagtagtgttcaaaaaaattttgttgttgttaaaacgTAAAGAATAGGGCACTTAAAAGCAACAGTCTGAAGAATCATTGATGATTTACTATGTCAATATGGTATTCTATTTAGTTAATAAAATCTGAGTCCAACATTATGACCTAGAACGTTGTAAGAAAgagctctggggcttccctggtggcgcagtggttgagaatctgcctgctaatgcaggggacacgggttcgagccctgct is a genomic window of Balaenoptera ricei isolate mBalRic1 chromosome 14, mBalRic1.hap2, whole genome shotgun sequence containing:
- the FAM216A gene encoding protein FAM216A isoform X1, whose translation is MPGQGPVSEWSECSSSTEPPTVARAEGGGGGSAGYSYYQNSKGIDRLKDGHKMNSHITKLQELWKTPQVQTIHVPKSMTETSLLKHPDLTLGQKRYLCSIAKIYNANYLRTLMKRQYMHVTQHSSQKPGVLTHHRSHLSSRYSQKQHYPCTTWRHQLEREDSGPSNIAAASAPEMIIQHSLWRPVRNKEGLKTGYASKTRCKSLKIFRKPGRLFMQSVSTNDSESYMNEEKKEDDLLNKCMQSMSIEEQGEHLMLT
- the FAM216A gene encoding protein FAM216A isoform X2, translating into MPGQGPVSEWSECSSSTEPPTVARAEGGGGGSAGYSYYQNSKDRLKDGHKMNSHITKLQELWKTPQVQTIHVPKSMTETSLLKHPDLTLGQKRYLCSIAKIYNANYLRTLMKRQYMHVTQHSSQKPGVLTHHRSHLSSRYSQKQHYPCTTWRHQLEREDSGPSNIAAASAPEMIIQHSLWRPVRNKEGLKTGYASKTRCKSLKIFRKPGRLFMQSVSTNDSESYMNEEKKEDDLLNKCMQSMSIEEQGEHLMLT